The sequence CACGCCGACCCACGGCGAGCCCACGTTCGACGACCTGGACGCCCGCGGGCGTCCAGATCGTCGACTGGCGACGACACGGTCGCCTCGACGCCCTGCGCGCGCTCGCGGAGCGCGCGGGCGGCCTCATGTGGTCGCGTCGGCTCCTCCACGCCCTGCTCGACGAGCTCCATCTTGGCGACGACTTCGAGGCGCTCGTCGGCCGCGTGGCGCGCCTGCCCGCCAGCCACAATGCGCGGCTGCTCGCCATCGCGCTGCTCGTGCGACACAGCTGGTGTCCCCGGGATCTGTCGCGGACGGCCACGCGCATCGGCCTTCCCCATCCCAAGGCGCCGACGGCGGCCGCACTCACTCCAACATCCCAGACACCGCGCGACCGCGGACACCGCCGTCGCGCTTCCCAACCGGCGCCACGGCCACGGTCGCGTGCGCGTTGAAAGGAGACCCACCATGTTCGACCCCTCCGGACCCCCTGGACCCTCGAGGCGCGGCCATCGCGTCCGCGAGCTCGTGTGTGCATATCGCCCGCTTCGGGATCACACGGGCCGCGCGGTCGCCGTCCCCACCCTCGCCCTGACGACGCCGCGGATCGCGGCGACCACGCTGGCACCCTTGCTGGCCGGCGACCCCATCGAGAGCTTCGCGGTCGCGTGCCTCTCCGCCCGCCAGCGTCTCCTCGCCTGGCACGTGCTCGCCCGCGGGACGCGAACCAGCGCACCCGTCTCCCTCCCCGACGTCTTCGTCCCCGCGTGCCTCACGCCGGGGACGACGGGGATCCTCGTCGTGCACAACCACCCGAGCGGCGACCCGACGCCGAGCGTGGAGGATGCGCAGCTGACGCAGCGGCTCTCGGCCGCGGCCGACGTGCTCGACCTCGCGCTGCTCGA is a genomic window of Acidobacteriota bacterium containing:
- a CDS encoding JAB domain-containing protein — encoded protein: MFDPSGPPGPSRRGHRVRELVCAYRPLRDHTGRAVAVPTLALTTPRIAATTLAPLLAGDPIESFAVACLSARQRLLAWHVLARGTRTSAPVSLPDVFVPACLTPGTTGILVVHNHPSGDPTPSVEDAQLTQRLSAAADVLDLALLDHLIVGDADRYYSFREAGYLGPVPTAGREGVSR